Below is a window of Enterococcus gilvus ATCC BAA-350 DNA.
TCCTAAAGACGATCGAAGAAGAAAATGAAAAGAACGAATTGGTGCAAGCCCGAGAAAAAATAGATACGATCGATCAGGAAATCGTTGGTCTCTTAGAAAAACGACTGTCCGCTGTCAGCGAAGTAATCGCGTACAAGGCGCAAACAAAAAAGGCCGTTTTAGATACGAGCCGTGAAGAAAACGTGTTAGAGAACGTTGCTGCTTTAGTGAAGGACGAAAATTATCGCGAAACGATCGTTGAGACATTCAAGGATATCATGAAGCAGTCGCGTAACTATCAAGAAGGGCGGTTGGAGTAACATGGTCGATGGCGATAAACGCAAAGCCGAGATTTTAGAAGCGTTGCAGCAAGCGGATAAACCGATCAGTGCGACTCGTTTTGCAAAGGAATTCGGCGTGAGCCGTCAAATCGTAGTGGGGGATGTGGCGTTGTTACGAGCCGCAGGTGAAACGATCATTGCCACTGCACGAGGCTACCTATTGGAACGCGAGTCAGAAAAATTGATCAGTAAAATTGCTGTTCAACACGGACCGGAGCAAACAGAAGAAGAATTGCACACAATAATCGAAAAAGGCGGAGAAGTCATTGATGTTGTAGTGGAGCATCCATTGTATGGCGAATTAGTCGGCGGACTGCATTTGATGACGCAGCAAGACGTCGATAGCTTTATCAAGGAAACCAGTGGGCTGCGGGCGACACTTTTGTCGGAGCTGACAAGCGGCATTCACCTCCACACGATCGCCTATGAGACACTGGATGATTTGGTAGAGATCAAACAGGCGCTCTCAGAAAAAGGAATCTTATATGAAGAAAAACACCATTCGTAGTGAATGGTGTTTTTGCTTATTCGATGACTAAAACGCCGTCTTTCAATTGCAGCGGGTTCTTTTCGTCTATATGGTCGTAGAACATGATGCCGTTGATATGATCGATCTCATGCTGGACGACGATCGCATTGTAATTTTTCAAGCGAATCTTGTGTTTTTCACCCTCAGCATCATAATAAGAAACGGTGATGCGTGCCGCCCGAACGACATAGCCGGGAACTTCACGATCAACGGATAAGCAGCCCTCGCCTTCGCCTAAGCAAGCTTCCTGTACAGAGTGGCTTAAAACTTTTGGATTGTACATCACCGTACTAATACCGTTCTCCGGTTTTTCTGGGTCAACACTTGGTACATGGACCGCGATGATCCGTTTTGAACTATCTAATTGGGGAGCCGCTAAACCGACACCGCCACGTAAGTGTAATTCTTCTGCTTTCACGGGATCTTGACTGTTTTTAAGAAATTGAAGCATTTCTTTTCCAAGGGCCACGTCTTCAGCAGTTGGAGGAATCGGGACCTCTTTCGCAACATCTCTTAAGGTCGGATGGCCTTCCCGAATAATATCATCCATTGTGATCATTAAAAAATCTCCTCTCAAAGCTGTCTTTCATCACGTTAGTTTAACACAAAAAGTAAGTAAGGTAAAAAAACTGTTTTTGGAACGACGGTTCTTTAAAAAAATTGTAATGATTACAAAAGACAGGCTTAAATTGCTATACAGCTTGATTTTTTAGAGCAAATCAAGTAAAGTGTTAGAGTGTGCAAAGCGCACCACCTATCACTTGGTTGGGCGATTCACCAACGCTCTACTCAGTCGTAGGAAGAAAATAGGAAGAGGTGAAAACCATGGCATTATCAAAAGAACGTAAAAACGAAATCATCAATGAATATGCTCGCCATGAAGGAGATACTGGTTCTCCAGAAGTACAAATCGCTGTATTAACGGAAGAAATCAATC
It encodes the following:
- a CDS encoding transcription repressor NadR — protein: MVDGDKRKAEILEALQQADKPISATRFAKEFGVSRQIVVGDVALLRAAGETIIATARGYLLERESEKLISKIAVQHGPEQTEEELHTIIEKGGEVIDVVVEHPLYGELVGGLHLMTQQDVDSFIKETSGLRATLLSELTSGIHLHTIAYETLDDLVEIKQALSEKGILYEEKHHS
- the def gene encoding peptide deformylase; translation: MITMDDIIREGHPTLRDVAKEVPIPPTAEDVALGKEMLQFLKNSQDPVKAEELHLRGGVGLAAPQLDSSKRIIAVHVPSVDPEKPENGISTVMYNPKVLSHSVQEACLGEGEGCLSVDREVPGYVVRAARITVSYYDAEGEKHKIRLKNYNAIVVQHEIDHINGIMFYDHIDEKNPLQLKDGVLVIE